The following proteins are encoded in a genomic region of Gouania willdenowi chromosome 6, fGouWil2.1, whole genome shotgun sequence:
- the rfwd3 gene encoding E3 ubiquitin-protein ligase RFWD3 yields MESMEVDLPVELQVAGGEQPGVNAAEQFVISDSGSSTEIDEDEDDGDIEGRVLSRLLPTWAFSQRVATVTSSASQGAPLRRRLRQGLRVHYPSQTAASFRGFPDFLLRVPAANVDATESGSATDISESENEAVGDEGNMSAAAAADSAASADPVQPAVVSVQQEEPQHINPTDAPSASVSDTINTATENVQSSLSASQKSNGEETEGDICTICFEAWTTAGEHRLSALRCGHLFGYTCIQRWLKSQRPNAKCPQCNKKAKHSDIVLLYAPKLRALDNTEQESLKRFLEQEQCLRRKAELEMAQCKLKLQVITSQYGQAQKELQELKALMAQSGKSSTPCSSTSSSLLSGLSQRADGLKSANYNFSKAVLVSQAGGCRVMSYCEPLSCLLASQPSAHATLLPGYGVKKVSMMNMKANEYVPIHSKQIRGLSFNRQNDSLLLSAALDNTIKLTSLLTNTVVQTYNAGKPVWSCCWCLDNTNYIYAGLNNGSVYVYDTRDTSTHVKELEPLRPRCPVASLCYIPRSTSSSFPCGGLIAGTLDSGTFWEQENEAAYKPHILPLENGCIDIQVETESRHCLVTYRPGRSKPMQRCVLMALSRTPLNDSHDLPECSCSPVQTFNAGSSCKLLTKNAVFRCPDGERTLVCAGEEATNCTLVWDASSGFLLQKLPADLPVLDISPFSVNGEHFLASLTEKMLKLYRWQ; encoded by the exons ATGGAGTCCATGGAAGTAGACCTTCCAGtagagctgcaggttgcaggcGGTGAACAGCCTGGCGTCAACGCAGCGGAACAGTTTGTTATCTCAGACTCTGGCAGCAGCACTGAGATAGACGAGGATGAGGATGATGGTGACATCGAAGGCCGTGTGCTTTCAAGGCTTCTCCCAACCTGGGCGTTCAGTCAGAGGGTGGCCACGGTGACATCCTCAGCTTCCCAGGGGGCACCACTACGACGGAGACTCAG ACAGGGCCTCAGGGTGCACTACCCCAGCCAGACTGCAGCGTCCTTCAGAGGCTTCCCAGACTTTTTGCTTCGGGTTCCTGCTGCCAACGTGGATGCAACCGAGTCAGGCAGCGCCACAGACATCAGCGAGTCTGAGAACGAGGCAGTAGGGGACGAAGGAAacatgtctgctgctgctgctgctgattctGCTGCTTCTGCAGATCCCGTTCAGCCTGCTGTGGTTTCTGTCCAACAGGAGGAACCACAGCACATCAATCCCACCG acgcCCCGTCAGCCAGCGTCTCTGATACGATCAATACAGCCACTGAGAATGTCCAG TCGTCATTGTCCGCCTCTCAGAAATCTAACGGCGAGGAGACGGAGGGCGATATCTGCACCATCTGCTTCGAGGCGTGGACGACAGCAGGAGAGCACAGGCTGTCTGCGCTGCGATGCGGACATCTTTTTGGCTACACGTGTATCCAGCGCTGGCTGAAATCTCAACGGCCCAATGCCAAATGTCCACAG tgcAACAAGAAAGCCAAGCACTCTGATATCGTCTTGCTGTATGCTCCGAAGTTAAGAGCCCTGGACAACACAGAGCAGGAGAGCTTGAAAAG atTTTTGGAGCAGGAGCAGTGTTTGAGGAGGAAAGCAGAGCTGGAGATGGCTCAGTGCAAACTGAAGCTCCAAGTCATTACCAGCCAATATGGACAAGCACAGAAAGAGCTCCAG GAACTGAAAGCTTTGATGGCGCAGAGCGGTAAGAGCTCCACCCCCTGCTCGTCCACGTCCTCCTCTCTGCTCAGCGGTCTGTCTCAGCGGGCGGACGGTCTCAAGTCGGCCAACTACAACTTCTCCAAAGCAGTGCTGGTGTCTCAGGCTGGAGGATGTAGGGTCATGTCTTACTGTGAGCCGCTCAGCTGCCTGCTGGCCTCGCAGCCGTCGGCTCACGCCACACTTTTACCCG GTTATGGGGTGAAGAAGGTGAGCATGATGAACATGAAGGCCAACGAGTACGTTCCCATCCACAGTAAACAGATCCGAGGTCTGTCGTTTAACAGACAGAACGACAGCCTGCTGCTGTCCGCTGCCCTCGACAACACCATCAAACTCACCAG tctGCTGACCAACACTGTGGTTCAGACTTATAACGCAGGAAAGCCAGTGTGGAGCTGCTGCTGGTGTTTAGATAACACCAACTACATCTACGCTGGTCTGAACAATGGATCCGTCTATGTTTATGACACGAGAGACACAAGCACTCACGTCAAGGAGCTTGAGCCGCTGCGTCCCAG GTGCCCGGTAGCGTCGCTCTGCTACATCCCCCGATCAACGTCCAGCTCCTTCCCGTGTGGCGGTCTGATCGCTGGCACTCTGGACAGCGGCACTTTTTGGGAGCAAGAGAACGAGGCCGCCTACAAGCCTCACATCCTGCCACTGGAGAACGGCTGCATCGACATCCAGGTGGAGACGGAGAGCCGCCACTGTCTGGTGACTTACAGACCCG GACGTTCCAAACCAATGCAACGCTGCGTATTGATGGCACTCAGTCGAACTCCGCTCAATGACTCACACGATCTGCCCGAGTGCTCCTGTTCACCGGTCCAGACGTTCAACGCCGGCTCCTCCTGCAAACTGCTGACCAAGAACGCCGTTTTCAGGTGTCCGGATGGAGAGCGGACGCTTGTGTGTGCAGGAGAAGAGGCCACCAACTGCACTTTG GTTTGGGATGCAAGCAGCGGTTTTTTGCTGCAGAAGCTCCCGGCCGACCTCCCAGTGCTGGACATCAGTCCTTTCTCAGTGAACGGGGAGCACTTCCTAGCCTCGCTGACGGAGAAGATGCTAAAGCTGTACAGGTGGCAGTGA